The Brassica napus cultivar Da-Ae chromosome C7, Da-Ae, whole genome shotgun sequence genome has a segment encoding these proteins:
- the LOC125590352 gene encoding uncharacterized protein LOC125590352, which yields MQEGELISDYFSNNLKRNGEKLDDVRIMEKVLRSLDSKFEHIVTVIEETKDLDTMTMEQLLGSLQAYEEKKKKKEDIVEQVLKMRIDHKEESGRSNLRRGGGHFRRRGCGVNGRGWRPYEDNFNQRGENSSRGRGRGNPKSRYDKSSIKCYSCGKFGHYASECKTPNNNRVEEKSNYVEERSKEEDMLLMAYKKDEPNEVHKWYLDSGASNYMCGNKSMFVELDESVKTDVALGDESKMEVKGKGNILIRLKNGDHQFISNVYYIPSMKTNIFEPRTTLRERL from the coding sequence ATGCAGGAAGGAGAACTCATCTCAGATTACTTCTCAAATAACCTAAAAAGAAATGGTGAGAAGTTAGATGATGTAAGAATCATGGAGAAAGTTCTTAGATCATTGGATTCGAAATTCGAACACATTGTTACCGTGATTGAAGAGACAAAAGACTTGGATACTATGACAATGGAGCAACTTCTTGGATCACTACaagcttatgaagaaaagaagaagaagaaagaagatattgTGGAGCAAGTTCTCAAGATGAGAATTGATCACAAGGAAGAAAGTGGCCGAAGCAATCTAAGACGTGGTGGCGGTCATTTCCGAAGACGAGGTTGTGGTGTAAATGGACGAGGTTGGAGACCATATGAAGACAACTTCAACCAAAGAGGAGAGAATTCATCAAGaggtcgtggaagaggaaacccaaaatcaagGTACGATAAATCAAGCATCAAATGCTATAGTTGTGGGAAATTTGGACATTATGCTTCTGAGTGCAAAACTCCAAACAACAATAGAGTTGAAGAGAAGTCCAACTATGTTGAAGAAAGgagtaaagaagaagatatgctATTGATGGCTTACAAGAAAGATGAACCAAATGAGGTTCACAAGTGGTACCTTGATAGTGGTGCAAGCAACTACATGTGTGGAAATAAAAGCATGTTCGTGGAGCTTGATGAATCGGTGAAAACTGATGTGGCTTTAGGAGATGAATCGAAGATGGAAGTGAAAGGTAAAGGAAATATTCTCATCCGCTTGAAGAATGGAGATCATCAATTCATTTCCAACGTTTACTACATTCCAAGCATGAAGACCAACATTTTTGAGCCTAGGACAACTCTTAGAGAAAGGTTATGA
- the LOC106440587 gene encoding replication protein A 70 kDa DNA-binding subunit D-like, whose product MATKPNGKSPVSSASDEKVMFFRDVSLGPHETQLRFRLIHFWEAWNPIKKTLIGLEMLLIDEQGTVIQGFISPSRIEKYLGKMERGKVYKLDNFYGSSNKSVYRVSDHAVTVSFSWNSELSDLQNITTPFDEDRFRFHTYEVFEANCDLKGDLYDVVGHMKLVNGHTLTESPVLDEVQIAAARHLLVHVQLHGGPVIKLYLWDQVATEFCRKFKSCETTPTVLLVTTVNTKRLGGTLALTSMSSSRGFMDYDVQPTIDYFGWLSSNPAIAEQVDAEVVTKRETMTIGELFSYIKQESAKEAFFECTATIDDVVHGYAWYYISCSGCHSKVTKGPTSLICTNNKCGKVNVDGVAQYMARLSVYDNSEQAVFVLLGDAGHALTGKHASELVSNYFEANANEGVDQEVPVPEALINTIGQSHKFCVKVTKHNLSGKTRALTVTKILPLDTPTETVTSAGTNISATSNETSQTGNDVCESSKSRVGAADAGSKRSGDNAKVEKAKRPKSGK is encoded by the exons ATGGCGACGAAACCGAATGGGAAGTCTCCCGTCTCATCCGCCTCTGATGAAAAAGTCATGTTCTTCCGAGATGTCTCGCTGGGTCCACACGAAACTCAGCTGCGGTTTCGTCTGATCCACTTCTGGGAAGCTTGGAATCCGATTAAGAAGACGCTTATCGGCCTTGAGATGCTCCTCATCGACGAACAG GGAACGGTGATTCAAGGATTCATTTCGCCATCGCGTATTGAAAAGTATTTGGGTAAAATGGAGCGAGGAAAAGTTTACAAGCTCGACAACTTCTATGGATCGAGTAACAAGTCGGTTTATCGGGTTTCTGATCATGCCGTTACCGTGTCGTTTTCGTGGAACTCTGAACTGTCGGATCTTCAGAACATCACCACCCCTTTTGATGAAGACAGATTCCGGTTTCATACGTACGAGGTTTTTGAAGCAAACTGTGACCTCAAAGGAGACCTCTACG ATGTTGTTGGCCACATGAAGTTGGTAAATGGTCATACTCTCACTGAGAGTCCCGTCCTTGACGAAGTGCAAATAGCAGCTGCGAGGCATCTTCTGGTTCATGTGCAATTACATGG tggACCTGTGATTAAGCTTTACCTTTGGGACCAGGTCGCAACGGAGTTCTGCAGAAAATTCAAGTCTTGTGAAACCACTCCCACCGTGTTGCTGGTCACGACCGTTAACACAAAGCGTCTAGGAG GAACTCTAGCCCTCACCTCAATGTCCTCCTCACGGGGTTTTATGGACTATGATGTCCAGCCTACTATAGATTACTTCGGCTG GTTGAGCTCAAATCCAGCTATTGCTGAGCAGGTTGATGCAGAGGTGGTAACTAAACGTGAGACAATGACTATAGGGGAGTTATTCTCCTACATTAAGCAGGAGTCTGCAAAg GAAGCATTTTTTGAGTGCACGGCTACGATCGATGACGTTGTGCATGGCTATGCTTGGTACTATATTTCGTGCAGTGGGTGCCATAGTAAGGTTACCAAAGGCCCAACCTCATTGATTTGTACAAACAACAAGTGTGGGAAGGTTAACGTAGATGGTGTTGCGCA GTACATGGCAAGGCTATCTGTTTATGACAACAGTGAACAGGCCGTTTTTGTACTACTTGGTGATGCTGGGCATGCGCTTACTGGAAAGCATGCGTCGGAATTAGTTAGCAACTACTTTGAG GCTAATGCTAACGAAGGTGTTGACCAAGAGGTGCCTGTCCCGGAAGCTCTAATCAACACCATCGGACAAAGTCACAAGTTTTGTGTGAAGGTGACAAAGCACAACCTATCAGGCAAGACCCGAGCTTTGACTGTGACCAAGATCCTCCCTCTAGACACTCCAACCGAAACAGTAACCTCAGCAGGAACCAACATTAGTGCAACGTCGAATGAAACATCTCAGACTGGAAATGATGTGTGTGAATCTTCCAAAAGCCGTGTAGGTGCTGCAGATGCGGGGAGTAAGAGGTCGGGTGACAATGCTAAGGTGGAGAAAGCTAAACGCCCAAAGTCTGGGAAGTAG
- the LOC106376193 gene encoding AP-4 complex subunit sigma-like: MYVYSRRRRRKIERSERGRKMGIRFILMVNKQGQTRLAQYYEWLTLEERRALEGEIVRKCLARNDQQCSFVEHRNYKIVYRRYASLFFMVGVDDDENELAILEFIHLLVETMDKHFGNVCELDIMFHLEKAHFMLEEMVMNGCIVETSKANILSPIQLMDKAH; encoded by the exons ATGTATGTAtactcaagaagaagaagaagaaaaatcgaAAGATCTGAGAGAGGAAGGAAGATGGGAATAAGGTTCATACTGATGGTGAACAAGCAAGGCCAGACTCGCCTTGCTCAGTACTACGAGTGGCTCACTCTCGAGGAACGCCGTGCTCTCGAAGGCGAGATCGTTCGTAAATGCCTCGCCCGCAACGACCAGCAG TGTTCGTTTGTGGAGCATCGCAACTACAAGATCGTCTACAGGCGCTATGCGTCTTTGTTTTTCATGGTTGGTGTTGATGACGATGAA AACGAGCTGGCGATTCTAGAGTTCATACATCTTTTGGTTGAGACTATGGACAAGCATTTTGGGAATGTG TGTGAGCTGGACATAATGTTCCATCTAGAGAAAGCTCATTTCATGCTCGAGGAAATGGTCATGAATGGTTGCATTGTCGAGACTAGCAAAGCCAACATACTTTCACCTATACAGCTCATGGACAAAGCCCATTAA
- the LOC106376192 gene encoding inositol oxygenase 2, translating to MTVLVEHYVSDSRIEEKKTKEERGDGGFMVPKSKETDEFDAPDINFLGHSFRDYENGESERQQGVEEFYRMQHIHQTYDFVKDMRKEYGKLNKMEMSIWECCELLNNVVDESDPDLDEPQIQHLLQTAEAIRKDYPNEDWLHLTALIHDLGKVLLLPEFGGLPQWAVVGDTFPVGCTFDPASIHHKYFKENPDNNTPKYNTKNGVYSEGCGLDNVLMSWGHDDYMYLVAKENGTTLPHAGLFIIRYHSFYPLHKAGTYTHLMNDEDREDLKWLHVFNKYDLYSKSKVHVDVEQVKPYYISLINKYFPAKLKW from the exons ATGACTGTTCTTGTTGAACATTACGTCTCTG ATTCAAGAATCgaggaaaagaaaacaaaagaggaGAGGGGTGATGGAGGTTTTATGGTTCCAAAATCTAAAGAAACTGATGAATTCGATGCTCCTGATATCAATTTCCTGGGCCACTCTTTTAG GGACTATGAGAACGGTGAAAGCGAGAGACAGCAGGGTGTTGAGGAATTCTACAGGATGCAACATATTCATCAGACTTATGATTTT GTGAAAGATATGAGAAAAGAGTATGGAAAACTTAACAAAATGGAAATGAGTATATGGGAATGTTGTGAGCTATTGAACAATGTGGTTGATGAGAGCGATCCTGATCTCGATGAGCCTCAAATTCAACACCTTCTCCAAACCGCTGAAGCCATCCGCAAGGATTATCCTAACGAAGACTGGCTCCATCTCACTGCTCTTATCCACG ATCTTGGAAAGGTTCTCCTTTTGCCAGAATTCGGGGGTCTTCCTCAGTGGGCTGTCGTTG GCGACACATTTCCAGTTGGATGCACCTTCGACCCGGCCAGTATTCACCACAag TATTTCAAAGAAAATCCTGATAATAACACCCCAAAGTATAACACCAAAAATGGAGTTTACAGTGAAGGATGTGGACTGGACAATGTCCTTATGTCATGGGGTCATGACGACTACATGTATTTG gTGGCCAAGGAGAATGGCACAACTCTTCCTCACGCTGGTCTCTTCATTATTCGATACCATTCCTTTTATC CATTGCACAAAGCGGGAACCTACACACATTTGATGAACGATGAAGACAGGGAGGATCTCAAGTGGCTCCATGttttcaa taAATATGACCTATACAGTAAGAGCAAAGTTCATGTAGATGTCGAACAAGTGAAGCCTTACTACATTTCCCTTATCAACAAG TATTTTCCGGCGAAACTAAAATGGTGA